One segment of Paenibacillus sp. FSL R7-0337 DNA contains the following:
- the pseC gene encoding UDP-4-amino-4,6-dideoxy-N-acetyl-beta-L-altrosamine transaminase → MSDKNNVSVPQPLRETMLQYGQQWLDEDDIAAVVRVLRGDFITQGPAIQAFESKVADYVGVKYAVAFTNGTAALHGACFAAGIGSGDEVITTPITFLASSNCVLYQGATPVFADIDMNTYNVDPCLVEQKITDKTKAIIAVDFSGQPVEIDRLNMIARDNGLVLIQDAAHSLGASYQGVKIGSWADMTMFSFHPVKHVTTGEGGVIVTDDEHFYHQLRLFRNHGMTKDPDEMQQNDGPWYYEMQSLGYNYRMTDMQAALGESQMNKLDQFVERRREIAGMYDRELAGISGLVLPYQQKDGHSSWHLYVTRWLPEVFQGTRKDWFEALRQLNIGVHVHYIPVYLQPYYQNLGYLRGLCPNAENYYETAITLPLYPKMTNKDVMDVIQAVRRIALQFSSHIKL, encoded by the coding sequence ATGTCAGATAAAAACAACGTATCCGTACCACAGCCTTTGAGAGAAACCATGTTGCAATATGGCCAGCAATGGTTGGATGAAGATGATATCGCAGCAGTGGTTAGAGTGTTACGTGGAGATTTTATCACACAAGGCCCGGCTATCCAGGCATTTGAGTCTAAAGTTGCGGATTATGTTGGAGTGAAATATGCAGTGGCTTTTACCAATGGGACAGCTGCGCTTCATGGCGCTTGCTTTGCGGCGGGAATCGGCTCAGGTGATGAGGTGATTACAACACCCATTACTTTCTTGGCCAGCAGCAATTGTGTGCTATATCAAGGAGCTACCCCGGTATTCGCAGATATCGACATGAATACCTATAATGTCGATCCATGTCTGGTTGAACAGAAAATTACGGATAAGACCAAGGCAATTATTGCTGTCGATTTCTCGGGGCAACCCGTTGAAATTGACCGACTGAACATGATTGCTAGAGATAACGGCTTGGTTCTGATTCAGGATGCAGCTCACTCCTTAGGAGCATCCTATCAAGGAGTGAAAATTGGTTCATGGGCAGATATGACGATGTTCAGCTTTCATCCTGTCAAGCATGTGACTACGGGGGAAGGTGGGGTTATTGTCACAGATGATGAACATTTTTATCACCAACTTCGGTTGTTTCGCAATCACGGAATGACCAAAGACCCGGATGAAATGCAGCAAAACGATGGTCCTTGGTACTACGAAATGCAGTCTCTTGGTTATAACTATAGAATGACAGATATGCAGGCTGCACTTGGCGAATCACAGATGAACAAGTTGGACCAATTTGTAGAACGGAGAAGAGAAATAGCTGGTATGTATGATCGGGAATTGGCCGGTATATCAGGTCTTGTGCTACCTTATCAACAGAAGGATGGCCATTCAAGCTGGCATTTGTATGTTACTCGTTGGCTTCCAGAAGTATTTCAGGGTACTAGAAAAGATTGGTTTGAAGCACTTCGTCAATTAAACATTGGTGTTCATGTTCACTACATCCCTGTTTATCTGCAGCCATACTACCAGAATCTGGGTTACTTACGGGGGCTATGTCCTAACGCAGAAAATTATTATGAAACAGCGATTACGCTGCCTTTGTACCCTAAAATGACAAATAAAGATGTGATGGATGTTATACAAGCTGTACGAAGAATTGCATTGCAATTTAGTAGCCATATCAAATTATAG
- a CDS encoding NAD-dependent epimerase/dehydratase family protein has product MNILLTGGAGFIGRWVAKKILQEGHKLWILDDLSNGREENIVEFLSHPNLRGFIKGTILDEELLSGLFEKQHFELCYHLGASINVQDSIDDPRTTFNNDTVGTFYIMEQCREHNTKVVFMSTCMVYDHCTDETGIAESHPTKPASPYAGAKVAAENMVLSYYYAYGLPTVVIRPFNTYGPFQKTGGEGGVVAIFINNHLNGQNLHIYGEGTQTRDLLYVEDCARFVVAAGFSDAVNGEIVNAGLGRDIAINDLALLITGDPSRVKHVEHIHPQSEIQKLLCNSSKAKGLLKWQPEVTLEEGIARTLAWIQAGGLQ; this is encoded by the coding sequence ATGAATATCCTACTCACCGGAGGAGCGGGCTTTATTGGTCGTTGGGTGGCGAAGAAGATTTTGCAAGAGGGTCATAAATTGTGGATTCTAGACGATTTATCGAATGGGCGTGAAGAAAATATTGTGGAATTCTTGAGTCATCCTAATTTACGGGGGTTCATAAAAGGAACAATTCTGGACGAGGAACTTTTGAGCGGTTTGTTTGAGAAACAACATTTTGAACTCTGTTATCACTTAGGAGCCTCAATTAATGTACAGGATTCCATAGATGATCCGCGCACAACCTTTAACAATGACACAGTAGGAACTTTTTATATTATGGAGCAATGCCGTGAACATAATACCAAAGTTGTTTTTATGAGTACATGCATGGTATATGACCACTGCACTGATGAAACAGGTATCGCCGAATCTCATCCAACAAAACCAGCTTCTCCTTATGCAGGTGCCAAGGTAGCCGCCGAGAATATGGTTCTTTCTTATTATTACGCTTATGGGCTTCCTACTGTAGTGATTCGTCCATTCAACACGTATGGTCCTTTTCAGAAAACGGGTGGTGAAGGTGGCGTAGTGGCAATCTTTATCAACAACCATCTGAATGGTCAGAACTTGCATATATATGGAGAAGGTACACAAACCCGAGATCTTCTGTATGTGGAAGACTGCGCTAGGTTCGTCGTAGCGGCAGGTTTTTCAGATGCAGTAAATGGCGAGATCGTAAACGCCGGATTAGGTAGGGATATTGCAATCAATGATTTGGCATTGCTAATCACTGGTGATCCTTCGAGAGTTAAGCATGTAGAACACATCCATCCCCAGAGTGAAATTCAAAAGCTGCTATGTAATTCCTCCAAAGCTAAGGGACTGCTTAAATGGCAACCAGAAGTAACATTGGAAGAAGGTATTGCCCGTACTTTGGCATGGATTCAAGCAGGCGGACTTCAGTAA
- the pseI gene encoding pseudaminic acid synthase yields the protein MARLVKIGNRIIDRNSNPFIIAEMSGNHNQSLERAIKIVEAAADAGADAVKLQTYTPETMTLDLSEGDFFINDKKSLWKGKSLYKLYEEAYTPWEWHKPIFDRCMELGMIGFSSPFDSTAVDFLETLHVPAYKIASFENADIPLIRKVASMGKPVIISTGMATLTELDETVRAFKESGNDQLILLKCTSSYPASPENTNIMTIPHMRELFNCEVGLSDHTMGLGAAVASVALGASVIEKHFTLSRNDGGVDSKFSLEPEELKSLVVESERAWLALGRVLYGPTEFEKPSMQFRRSLYVSEDVKKGEKFTEDNIRIIRPGFGLSPKYFDFIVGKQAKLDVKRGTPINWELI from the coding sequence ATGGCTAGATTAGTTAAAATAGGAAACCGCATAATTGATAGAAACAGTAACCCCTTCATTATTGCAGAAATGTCAGGAAATCATAATCAATCTTTGGAACGGGCTATTAAAATTGTCGAAGCAGCAGCAGACGCCGGTGCAGACGCCGTTAAATTACAGACCTATACTCCCGAAACAATGACACTTGATTTATCTGAAGGAGACTTTTTTATTAATGACAAGAAGAGTCTCTGGAAAGGTAAATCGCTCTATAAATTATATGAAGAGGCTTATACCCCATGGGAATGGCACAAGCCCATATTTGATAGATGCATGGAGTTGGGGATGATTGGATTTAGTTCTCCGTTTGATAGCACAGCCGTAGATTTCCTGGAAACTTTACATGTTCCTGCATACAAGATTGCTTCTTTTGAAAACGCAGATATTCCATTAATACGAAAAGTAGCTTCAATGGGGAAACCAGTTATTATATCCACTGGGATGGCTACTCTTACAGAATTAGACGAGACAGTTAGAGCTTTTAAGGAGTCGGGAAATGATCAGCTTATTTTACTTAAATGTACCAGTTCATATCCAGCCTCTCCTGAAAATACTAATATTATGACCATACCTCACATGCGGGAATTATTTAACTGTGAAGTAGGATTATCTGACCATACCATGGGTCTAGGGGCAGCAGTAGCAAGCGTAGCCTTGGGAGCAAGTGTAATTGAGAAGCATTTTACTTTATCTCGTAACGATGGTGGAGTGGACTCGAAATTTTCTTTAGAGCCTGAAGAATTAAAGTCACTTGTGGTAGAATCTGAAAGGGCTTGGCTAGCTTTAGGGAGGGTTCTTTACGGACCCACTGAATTTGAAAAACCATCAATGCAGTTCCGCAGATCCTTATATGTATCAGAAGATGTTAAAAAAGGAGAAAAGTTTACAGAGGATAACATTCGAATTATTCGTCCGGGATTTGGGTTATCTCCTAAATATTTTGATTTTATTGTTGGGAAGCAAGCGAAATTGGACGTTAAACGGGGCACACCTATTAACTGGGAGCTTATTTGA
- a CDS encoding formyltransferase family protein, with protein sequence MLYYDGLLKVDSLSLANTDFIVSYGYRYILNKEITTTFHHKAINLHISYLPWNRGADPNFWSILEDTPKGVTIHYIDENLDTGDIIVQKEVEIDLDGTLRSSYEQLSEALENLFYSNWDGIKNNIIETKNNSSEYGSFHYKKDKSTFDYLLHRGWDTPIIDIIGEYNKRF encoded by the coding sequence GTGCTTTACTATGATGGATTGCTTAAGGTAGACTCCCTTTCCCTTGCAAATACTGATTTTATAGTAAGCTACGGCTACAGATATATCTTGAATAAAGAGATAACAACAACTTTTCACCATAAAGCAATTAATCTCCATATTTCTTACTTACCATGGAACCGTGGTGCTGATCCAAACTTTTGGAGCATTCTAGAGGATACACCTAAAGGAGTGACCATTCATTATATAGATGAAAATCTTGACACTGGGGATATTATCGTACAAAAAGAAGTTGAGATAGATTTAGACGGGACTTTACGTTCAAGCTATGAACAACTTAGCGAAGCTTTAGAGAATTTATTCTATTCAAACTGGGATGGCATTAAAAATAATATTATAGAAACGAAAAATAATAGTTCTGAATATGGAAGTTTCCATTATAAGAAAGATAAGAGTACCTTTGATTATTTACTTCATAGAGGATGGGATACTCCCATCATCGATATTATAGGTGAATACAATAAAAGGTTTTAG
- the pseG gene encoding UDP-2,4-diacetamido-2,4,6-trideoxy-beta-L-altropyranose hydrolase produces MRFFFRVDGSAKVGTGHIVRCLALADELGKSMHEVVFICREIPDHFLKLIEKKKIFFIRHESKYLVGSIEDAHSLLEILNNKFDAIQEDFLIIDHYGIGYDWESVLIKKIDNIMVIDDLANRKHLCNILLDTNLYDDPEKKYKGLLPPRTKKFFGPTYALLREEFLELRNEMIDKGLYVHESINILVCFGGTDPTNETLKVISALELGIETDNEFNLTVILGQANPNIDIIKNKCSLFERVKLLIQPPSMALEMSKADIAVCGGGTMTWERYCMGLPAFVIAIADNQIGIAQQGEKRNIDRYLGESCFVTEQRIKEELAIFLKSPNNCGKKRESAMNLVDGKGVKRVVAILTDMNM; encoded by the coding sequence ATGAGGTTCTTTTTTAGAGTAGATGGGTCTGCAAAAGTTGGCACAGGCCACATTGTTCGTTGTCTTGCACTAGCAGATGAGTTGGGAAAAAGTATGCATGAAGTAGTTTTTATATGCAGAGAAATACCGGATCACTTTTTGAAATTAATAGAAAAGAAAAAGATCTTTTTTATTAGACATGAGTCCAAGTATTTAGTTGGAAGTATTGAGGATGCTCATTCTTTATTAGAAATACTTAATAACAAATTTGATGCTATTCAAGAAGATTTCTTAATAATTGATCATTATGGAATCGGATATGATTGGGAATCTGTTCTAATAAAAAAGATAGATAATATCATGGTTATTGATGATCTGGCTAATAGGAAACATTTATGCAATATACTACTAGATACAAACTTGTATGATGATCCGGAAAAAAAATATAAAGGCTTGCTTCCTCCCCGAACAAAAAAGTTCTTTGGTCCAACTTATGCTTTGTTGCGTGAAGAATTTTTGGAATTACGAAATGAAATGATTGATAAGGGATTGTATGTCCATGAAAGCATTAATATCCTTGTATGTTTTGGAGGGACCGATCCTACTAATGAAACACTGAAAGTAATTAGCGCTTTAGAGTTGGGGATTGAGACTGATAATGAATTCAATTTGACGGTTATTCTTGGGCAGGCAAATCCAAATATTGACATCATTAAAAATAAATGTAGCTTGTTTGAAAGAGTTAAACTTCTAATTCAGCCTCCTTCCATGGCCTTAGAAATGTCAAAGGCTGATATTGCTGTGTGCGGTGGAGGTACTATGACATGGGAGAGATATTGCATGGGTTTGCCTGCATTTGTGATAGCTATAGCTGATAACCAGATAGGCATAGCACAGCAAGGTGAGAAAAGAAATATTGACAGATATTTAGGAGAATCGTGTTTTGTTACTGAACAAAGAATAAAGGAGGAGTTGGCAATTTTCCTTAAATCACCAAATAATTGCGGGAAAAAACGCGAAAGTGCAATGAACCTCGTTGATGGTAAAGGGGTAAAACGTGTTGTAGCGATATTAACCGATATGAACATGTAG
- a CDS encoding glycosyltransferase family protein, protein MKVVAIIQARMGSTRLPGKVMMQLQNQSVLKHVINRVSKVNLINQVVIATTKNEIDDVIVDEAYKAGATVYRGSEDDVLSRYYEAALKWSADIVIRITSDCPLIDHVVLSEILEFYLDNNYDYVSNTLSRTYPRGLDIEVFSFPCLEKVYKSAQHPEYREHVTPYIYCNTEKFKIYDFQSSENFSQYRWTLDTIEDWTLIEIIYNTLYKDKRIFEWREVVRLMEENPHFLDINAHVEQKKLNTMNGLKE, encoded by the coding sequence ATGAAGGTAGTTGCTATTATTCAGGCTAGAATGGGATCGACTAGATTGCCAGGAAAAGTTATGATGCAACTTCAAAATCAATCTGTACTAAAACATGTGATTAATCGTGTTAGTAAAGTTAATTTAATAAATCAAGTTGTTATTGCGACGACAAAGAATGAAATAGATGACGTAATTGTTGATGAAGCATACAAAGCAGGAGCAACTGTATATAGAGGGAGCGAAGATGATGTTCTAAGCCGATATTATGAAGCCGCTCTAAAATGGAGTGCTGACATTGTAATACGAATAACATCAGATTGTCCTTTAATTGATCACGTAGTTCTATCGGAAATCTTAGAATTTTATCTGGATAATAATTATGACTACGTTAGTAATACGCTATCCAGAACTTATCCAAGAGGGTTAGATATCGAAGTGTTTTCTTTTCCTTGTTTGGAAAAGGTTTATAAAAGTGCTCAACATCCTGAATATAGAGAGCACGTAACACCTTATATATACTGCAATACAGAAAAATTCAAAATATATGATTTTCAGTCGTCTGAAAACTTCTCGCAATATCGTTGGACATTAGATACAATTGAGGATTGGACTTTAATTGAGATAATTTATAATACTTTGTACAAAGATAAGCGTATTTTTGAGTGGAGGGAAGTTGTTAGATTAATGGAAGAGAATCCTCATTTTTTGGATATAAATGCTCATGTGGAACAGAAAAAACTTAATACTATGAATGGATTAAAAGAATGA
- a CDS encoding SDR family NAD(P)-dependent oxidoreductase, producing MNNVGNVSYAGKSILVIGGTGTIGRRLIQALLRENPKVIRIFSRDEHKQYEMCIDFKEDSGCLRFLIGDVRDQHRLSRAMEDIDYVFHCAAMKHVPACEYNPFEAVQTNVIGTQNVIQAAIENKVRKVLFTSTDKAISPTNTYGATKLTAERLISATEYHKGAKSTIFSSVRFGNVMGSRGSVIPLFKKQILEEQRITLTDPNMLRYMMTPSQAIELILKANNLAAGGEVFVLKMPLIRIGELAEVVIEFTKLKYGITDNIIIDEIGLRSGEKLFEELMTDDEALIAHEKEDMYIIPHNHKDRSNYNTRFNSIVKPFPNDFEAISKKEISDWFIKENII from the coding sequence ATGAACAACGTGGGGAATGTATCTTATGCAGGAAAAAGTATTTTAGTAATCGGTGGTACAGGTACAATTGGACGTCGGTTAATTCAGGCACTACTGAGAGAGAATCCAAAAGTTATCCGAATTTTTAGTCGTGATGAACACAAACAATATGAAATGTGTATTGATTTTAAAGAAGATTCTGGGTGTTTGCGCTTTCTAATAGGTGATGTTAGAGATCAACACCGTCTTAGCAGAGCAATGGAGGATATTGATTATGTATTTCACTGCGCAGCTATGAAACATGTTCCGGCATGTGAATATAATCCGTTTGAGGCAGTACAAACGAATGTGATTGGAACACAGAACGTAATTCAAGCTGCAATCGAAAACAAGGTGAGAAAGGTTTTGTTTACAAGCACAGATAAGGCGATTTCCCCCACTAATACTTATGGTGCAACTAAATTAACGGCAGAACGCTTAATTTCGGCTACAGAGTATCATAAAGGAGCAAAGTCTACTATTTTCTCCTCTGTGCGTTTCGGGAATGTCATGGGTTCTAGAGGTTCGGTCATCCCTTTGTTCAAAAAACAAATATTAGAAGAACAAAGAATTACATTGACTGATCCGAATATGTTGCGGTACATGATGACTCCTTCTCAGGCAATTGAACTTATTCTTAAAGCTAATAATTTGGCTGCAGGTGGAGAAGTGTTCGTTTTGAAAATGCCGTTAATAAGAATTGGAGAACTGGCAGAGGTAGTAATTGAGTTTACTAAGCTGAAATATGGTATCACTGATAATATAATTATTGATGAAATAGGACTTCGTTCAGGTGAAAAACTATTCGAGGAGTTAATGACGGACGATGAAGCCTTGATTGCTCATGAGAAAGAGGATATGTATATCATCCCACACAATCATAAAGATAGATCTAACTATAATACTAGATTTAACTCTATTGTTAAACCCTTCCCCAATGATTTTGAAGCTATTTCAAAGAAGGAAATCAGTGATTGGTTTATTAAAGAAAACATCATTTGA
- a CDS encoding 6-hydroxymethylpterin diphosphokinase MptE-like protein, translating into MNWIDSNIDFLSRSSNHWIGELQEKDIALEILTNDESGNEVLLYNGEIITIKNEFDESNLPNKFKKELIFLVGINSVSEVANIIKTMSQESILVIVEPNESFFNLALNKKDLKFFESPNVILFADNVNNFPLFLDGLFSTIAIFFIKNIKFYFTYYYRQFDLETCISIVKSIKKTAQYKTLVYGNSVEDSLLGLKQNMLNLKHLLRSKDVSQLKDKFEDVPAIIVAAGPSLNKNIRQLKKVKSKSIIIAVDTIAQRLCDEGIIPDFICSIERGEVVYSYFYENKSSISKIPIIAPLLLYPKIFDEHEGDLIIPMRKNVGEYVWLQEILGLSEDMSISIGISCAHVAFGFAAHIGASPIILVGQDLAFGSSTNETHASGTIYDNIKSDNEENYIEDNQYTEGYHGGNIATTHLWNSFRTWFEMEILEKKLNVINSTEGGSKIANTIQMDLENVISQYCTENVVPVKELLKNTTKYPLNKSEVRGSLEDQLSSFENMKIDFELQLKLVKSISLTSRSSEKVLMKVLSKLEKTDAFFNQVKENWLLRHVSQPVLLSSVWDLFSIEQTLSYSNLLRNREVQLGFLTVCVFVLGEIINILQDVLITF; encoded by the coding sequence ATGAACTGGATAGACTCAAACATAGATTTTTTATCTCGAAGTTCGAACCATTGGATTGGTGAATTACAAGAAAAAGATATCGCTCTTGAAATATTAACAAATGACGAATCTGGTAATGAAGTACTCTTATATAATGGCGAAATAATAACAATTAAAAATGAATTTGATGAATCAAACTTACCAAATAAATTTAAAAAAGAACTTATTTTTTTAGTGGGGATAAATTCAGTCAGTGAAGTAGCTAATATTATAAAGACTATGAGCCAAGAGTCCATTCTTGTCATTGTTGAACCAAACGAATCTTTTTTTAATTTAGCATTGAATAAAAAGGATTTAAAATTTTTTGAGTCTCCCAATGTAATTCTCTTTGCCGATAATGTTAATAACTTCCCTCTATTTCTTGACGGTTTATTTTCAACAATTGCAATTTTTTTCATTAAAAATATTAAGTTTTATTTTACTTATTATTATAGGCAATTTGATTTGGAAACATGTATATCAATTGTTAAGAGTATAAAAAAAACAGCCCAATATAAAACTCTGGTTTATGGCAATTCTGTTGAGGATAGTTTATTAGGTTTGAAGCAGAATATGTTAAATCTAAAGCACTTATTGCGTTCTAAAGATGTTTCACAACTGAAGGATAAATTTGAAGATGTTCCGGCAATTATTGTTGCTGCAGGTCCATCATTAAATAAAAATATAAGGCAACTGAAAAAAGTCAAGTCTAAATCTATTATAATTGCTGTTGATACTATTGCTCAAAGACTCTGTGATGAGGGAATTATTCCGGATTTTATATGTTCAATTGAGAGAGGGGAAGTAGTCTATTCTTATTTTTATGAGAATAAATCATCTATTTCTAAAATCCCTATTATAGCCCCATTGCTTCTATATCCTAAGATTTTTGATGAGCATGAGGGAGACCTTATTATTCCGATGCGTAAGAATGTAGGAGAATATGTGTGGCTACAGGAGATACTTGGTTTATCAGAAGATATGTCAATAAGTATTGGTATATCATGTGCACATGTTGCTTTTGGATTTGCAGCACACATAGGCGCTTCTCCGATAATATTAGTAGGCCAGGATTTGGCCTTTGGAAGTTCTACTAACGAAACACATGCCAGTGGGACTATATATGATAATATTAAATCTGATAATGAAGAGAATTATATTGAGGATAATCAATATACAGAGGGCTATCATGGTGGAAATATAGCGACGACACATCTTTGGAATAGTTTTCGTACTTGGTTTGAAATGGAAATATTAGAAAAAAAACTTAATGTTATCAATTCAACAGAGGGGGGATCCAAAATTGCGAATACGATTCAAATGGATCTGGAAAATGTAATAAGTCAGTATTGCACTGAAAATGTAGTACCAGTAAAAGAATTATTAAAAAATACAACCAAATATCCTCTTAATAAATCAGAAGTGAGGGGGTCGCTTGAAGATCAACTTAGCAGCTTTGAAAATATGAAGATTGATTTTGAACTACAACTGAAATTAGTTAAAAGCATCAGTTTGACAAGTCGTTCATCTGAGAAAGTTTTAATGAAAGTGCTTAGCAAATTAGAGAAAACAGACGCATTTTTTAATCAAGTCAAAGAAAATTGGCTTTTGCGGCATGTCTCACAACCAGTTCTTCTCAGTAGTGTTTGGGATTTGTTTTCTATTGAGCAGACATTATCGTACTCGAATTTGCTGAGAAATAGAGAAGTGCAACTTGGTTTTTTAACAGTTTGTGTCTTTGTTTTAGGAGAGATAATAAATATATTGCAGGATGTTTTAATTACCTTCTAA
- a CDS encoding flagellin: MIINHNIAALNTHRQLSANTANTNKNIEKLSSGLRINRAGDDAAGLAISEKMRGQIRGLDQASRNSQDGISLIQTAEGALNETHSILQRMRELSVQSANDTNTAGDRSELQKEMNQLNTEIDRIQSTTQFNTKNLLDGSMGSAVNTAVANVTTNADVKNSAGAALTVDTTLLSNITDKNGNKLGIVKGDKIDVSYVKDGTTITNTITVTSTTDLADLGNNTAGADDANTALKVDSVSGAITITASNLGTTGAVNGLTISVKDASGNIRTSATNTLSSFTETTAAANLRTDGTATFQIGANTGQSMALDINDMGTSALGVSKLQISTQTQANVAIKVIDQATQKVSSERSKLGAVQNRLEHTINNLGTASENLTAAESRVRDVDMAKEMMEQTKNNILAQAAQAMLAQANQQPQGVLQLLR, translated from the coding sequence ATGATTATCAACCACAATATCGCGGCGCTGAACACGCACCGCCAACTGTCTGCTAACACAGCCAACACTAACAAAAATATCGAGAAATTGTCTTCCGGTCTTCGCATCAACCGTGCAGGTGATGACGCAGCAGGTCTGGCAATCTCCGAAAAAATGCGCGGCCAAATCCGCGGTTTGGATCAGGCTTCCCGTAACTCACAAGATGGTATCTCCTTGATTCAAACAGCTGAAGGCGCACTGAACGAAACTCACAGCATCCTGCAACGTATGCGTGAACTTTCCGTTCAATCCGCGAATGACACGAACACTGCTGGCGACCGTAGCGAACTGCAAAAAGAAATGAACCAATTAAACACAGAAATCGATCGTATTCAATCAACCACTCAGTTCAATACTAAGAATTTGTTGGATGGGTCAATGGGTAGTGCAGTAAATACCGCAGTGGCAAATGTCACTACTAATGCAGATGTGAAAAATTCTGCTGGTGCAGCATTGACTGTTGATACTACACTTCTTTCAAATATTACAGATAAGAACGGGAATAAGCTAGGAATTGTTAAGGGAGATAAAATTGATGTGTCTTATGTAAAAGATGGCACAACAATTACTAATACCATTACTGTGACTAGTACAACGGATCTGGCAGACTTAGGTAACAACACTGCCGGTGCAGATGACGCTAATACAGCATTGAAAGTGGATTCTGTTTCCGGTGCTATCACCATTACCGCGTCTAATTTAGGTACAACTGGTGCAGTCAATGGTCTTACTATTTCAGTGAAAGATGCGAGCGGAAATATTCGTACTTCTGCTACAAATACACTGTCCAGCTTTACAGAAACCACTGCTGCTGCCAATTTAAGAACTGATGGAACAGCGACATTCCAGATTGGTGCTAATACAGGTCAGAGCATGGCTTTAGATATCAATGATATGGGTACTTCTGCTCTTGGCGTAAGCAAATTGCAAATTTCCACTCAAACTCAAGCTAATGTAGCTATCAAAGTAATAGACCAAGCAACTCAAAAAGTTTCCAGTGAACGTTCCAAACTGGGTGCTGTACAAAACCGTCTGGAACATACAATCAACAATTTAGGGACAGCATCTGAGAACCTGACAGCTGCAGAATCCCGTGTTCGCGATGTTGACATGGCGAAAGAGATGATGGAGCAGACCAAAAATAACATTTTGGCTCAAGCAGCTCAAGCAATGTTGGCTCAAGCAAATCAACAGCCGCAAGGTGTGCTTCAACTGTTGAGATAA
- the csrA gene encoding carbon storage regulator CsrA: MLVLSRKKGETIVIQDQIELTILSVDGDTVKVGISAPKHVDIFRKEVYLSIQQSNKESVAPQQSDLNALIHRLRGPRSNEED, translated from the coding sequence ATGCTCGTGCTGTCCCGCAAGAAAGGTGAGACCATCGTCATTCAAGATCAGATTGAATTGACGATCTTAAGTGTGGATGGTGATACTGTAAAGGTTGGCATCTCTGCCCCCAAGCATGTTGATATTTTCCGAAAAGAAGTCTATCTTTCCATCCAGCAATCTAACAAGGAGTCTGTAGCTCCACAACAGTCTGACTTAAATGCACTGATTCATCGGCTTCGTGGGCCACGGAGCAATGAAGAAGATTAG
- a CDS encoding flagellar assembly protein FliW, giving the protein MIIETYTMGKLEVSENQIYHFSKGIPGFDDEVDFALVAMPDGPFWVLQSIHQQALSFLLGDPFMFYPSYEFELPDDEAEELAIESEVLVRCILTLKEDVEASTINLLAPIVLNPIGLTGKQIVLHRTPYHTKHSLLQEQTITDGKDGG; this is encoded by the coding sequence TTGATTATAGAAACATATACAATGGGCAAACTTGAAGTAAGTGAGAATCAGATTTATCATTTTTCAAAGGGCATTCCAGGTTTTGATGATGAAGTTGATTTTGCCTTAGTTGCTATGCCTGATGGTCCGTTTTGGGTGCTACAGTCCATACATCAGCAAGCATTGTCTTTTCTATTGGGAGATCCATTCATGTTCTATCCATCCTATGAATTTGAACTTCCTGATGATGAAGCAGAAGAGCTTGCCATTGAATCTGAAGTGCTAGTTCGCTGTATTCTTACTCTGAAGGAAGATGTAGAAGCTTCTACGATTAATCTCTTAGCCCCGATTGTGCTGAATCCCATTGGTCTGACAGGTAAACAAATTGTTCTCCATCGGACCCCCTATCACACGAAGCATAGCTTGCTACAAGAGCAGACAATAACAGATGGAAAGGATGGTGGATAA